From the genome of Scleropages formosus chromosome 22, fSclFor1.1, whole genome shotgun sequence:
AGCCAATGCGCCGCTTAGCGGCATACCGCTGTTTAAGGTCGATTCCACCTGCAGCAGTACAGTGACTGGAGTCAAAAAGGCTGTGAGCAATGGTCAGCCAGAATCTCCCTGTGAAAAGGAGGATCATGCATCTCTCATTCCCTTACAAAGCGGGAGCCCCAAGAGCCCCTGCTCTCAGGCTTCCCCGCAGGCCCCTGATGGGCCTTACAGAGAAAAATTGTTCCCCATGGACTCACACTGGATGAGCCCAGATCCAGAGGGTTGTGGTGCAGTAGTGTTAGGGTTGGATGACGATCAGCCCTGCCCACCACTtcctcccccagccccctcTACGCCCCCTGCATCCACCTCGTCCTCCACCTTGCTCTGGCCTGGGGGACGGCTGGACCCTGAGATGGTTCGACTAGTTGGTGAGAGTGTGGGACGGCTTCTGCGCACTGTGCCAAAGGCTGAGCCTGGAGAGGTGATGACACTATTAAACTTGAACAAAAAGCTGGCCAAAACAGTGGGGCACATCTTTGAGTTGGACCCACAGGACCCCACCAAGGAAGAAGAAATCCGCAAATATAGCCTCATCTATGGACGATTTGACTCCaggaggagagagggaaagCAGCTTTCATACCATGAAGTAAGGGCCGAGTAACAAGGCACATCTCTTCACTCTCAGAGACGCACAGACAGTGGCACTTGGTGACACGGGTGGTCTCAGTCACACACCGAGTCTTGCTTACAGAGACACCGTTATTCACATTCCTGCACGTGCCAAACGAGTCTTACACTTGAACACAAATCCAGAATCCTATGTCCCTAAGTGACTCTATCATGAGCCTGGTTCACCTTGCAAAGGCAATAATTCTCCAGTAATTGTTGCTCCTCCAGCAAAATTTATCATACAAAGACGCCAGTTATAAATCTTTTTGGGAAAAAGCCGAGTAACCCTACAATAATTCAGTTTCACCAGCTATTGCTTTTACATTCATATCTAAGTTTATTTGAGTTTTTTCAGTCTATTTCAAAAGTATTGCACTCTATATGACTTTATATATGCTTATGTTCACTACATGTAATTTTCAAGCGTTACATGTTTTTCTGAAACGGGTCACCACATGATTGTGTTCAGATGCTGATCAACGAAGCGGCAGCTCAGTTCTGTATCTGTGACAATGCCCTGCTGCTGAGACGGGTAGAGCTCTTCTCTCTGGCACGGCAGGTGGCGCGGGAGTGTGCCTACACCTCCACACTGAAGAACGCCAGGTCAGAGCATATCATCAGTTGCTGTTATCAAACTTTGTTTTGTCACTGTCTCCGAGTTGAGGAGTTATCGCGCAAAGCTCTCCATCTTTCACCCTTGGCTTAAGATATCAAGAAGCAGAATTTTGAGAAATAACTGGAGAGCCTACTCATCACAGGTTCCTGTTTATGTAGATAGCAAGCCCCCTGCCTTTTTGTGGTATATGAAGCTTATTTGTGTGTTATATCTGAATACTATGAACCTCCCTCTAACCCACAGCCCACAGAAGCTGGGTGCATCTAGTTTTGAAGCAACTTTCTAGCAGACATCGAAAGTACTGCAAACTGATTATTGTTTCAAACAGATCTTCAGAAAAAGCTTGGAGCTGCAAACAGATAATATGGTCTTTTGCAATGatatcaatattttttaaatgtaattataaaagaaaattctaaagaCGTTAAGCTGTCGCCTTCAGTTTGAGAAATTCATGAAACATTTGGTTCACACTTAAATGGGGAACATCGCTTTCGCTCATCAGATAGCAGAAGTTTACTGTGTTCAAATGGAAAAGTTTATCTGCATCTGTTAAAAGTCTCTCTTGTTTGTGTTACTTATTTGGTATAATTGttttctcctgctgcaggacaagTAACGATGACAGTACTCTACCATCACAGAAGCGGGTCAAACAAGAAGTGAGTCTGTGCTCTCTGAAGAACTTACCTTTGAAATGCAGTCAACCTAATGGGTCATGCACTGTCATATGACATCATGCTGCATGTTTGCTGTGTTGCAGCCAGTCGTTTCAGAATGCGTGTTCTTCCATGACATCGCAGAGAGGTCAATGGGGTTGTCAGAAGGTGGGCAGCAGGTCGTGCTAAGACCGGGGGCAGACGAGGACAGTCTGTCAGGAGAGAGCCTCGACGGCTCAGCAGCAGGTACTGTTTGCATATTTCTTGGTAAGCGGTGAATTGCGGAACGGTTTTCGTTAGCCACGCTTTGCAAGGAGAAAAACGACGAATGTGCACGCTGTACTTTGCgaagcacaaaaaaacacttttcatttagTGAGGGAAGCAGCACTTCACGATCAAAAActattaatgtgtttttcctctATCTGTCCCGGCAGACATGGGCTCTCAGTCCAGCCGCTCTCAACGCCCTTGCCCTCCCATTGACACTGCTGCCCACGCAACCATAAGCCGCCATCTCATGAAACAGGCGCTCATGGATGAGGGGTTGCGACTGGCTAGGCTGGTGTCACGTGGCCATACGGACAAAGCCGGCCCAGGGACAAGCGGTATTCAAACAGCAGGTAAACAAACTTACTGACATAACTTAATGGAAAAATCCATGCTTTTGGTCCCGCTAAAATGCACAGTTTTAAATAGTgctacacacatacagtatatagcatAGTCACTGAAATGTTGATTATCACTTCTTTTTAATGCAGAGGGATGTAGGTGCCTTTCTTTGCAAAAAATGTTGCATCCACCTTGTGGctgctttctttccttttgaTGTCAGCCAAGTTATTAGTATCAAGTATTTAGTTTGAGGTGAAACAGAAAGAGGCTCAGACTCAGGTTTGAGTTGTGGGAGTGTGTGAGGGGGTGTATAagtagaccccccccccccccccccccccgacccacacaggcacacacactctcatcaGAGTGTGGTGTTAAGAACTATGTATGATGAGTGGGGGGGTTTGAGCACAGGATGGGCAGAGAAAGCGGGGACTGAGTAGGCGGTTGTGAGGGGGGGTGCTACATTGACTCAGGCACAGcagggtaaaaataaaatgtgtgggcAAGGAATGGatgtcatctgttttttttctattttagaTAAAAAAGCAGACCATTTCACAAGTCTGACGTCTTtaaatttccttcatttttattcaacTAGTCCCCTCTCTTTTCCTGCTTCCATTCTTGGCTCAAATAGATGTTTTATTGAAGCCTCTGGAGGTTTTTGGCTGATTTACAAAATCTGTTGAATCTGTTGCATTCgacagttaattaaaaatacagtagtaTGATTTTAACGTAAAACTACAGTTTTGGACAGAACCTGCTGTGATATAGCTGAACGTACCTTTGTAGatttataattacaaattttcTTTCCCAAACTCTTAGAATCATTCCATGGGTGTTCTGAGaacactttatatttatttatttagctgacactttttacccaaagcaacttccagtgaactctctgtagtgttatgagcatacacaccttattcaccacagtgacttacactgctagatacactacatcactcatccatacatcagtggaacacactctctctgtcactcacacactgtgggggaatccaaacagcatgtctttggactgtgggaagaaaccagagcacctagaggaaccCCATGCAGACACCACACAGAacaagtggggatcgaacccacgtcctctcgcaccacccaagcactgtgaaacagcagcattactcgctgtgccaccatgccatcacGCCACCTCATGCTTTAGTGAATATTTCATGGTTATTTAGACACATTTAAGACACAGGTGAAGGATTACTTTtccaaaacatatttatatgtaaaatgaaTCCTGGGAAGTTCTATTGGTTGGTTCGGTACTTTTGTTTACCTTACAGTATGTTCCATGTTCCTGTGGATTTGGTTGTTGTCTCTTACAGAGCTGGAAGACAAATGCGCAGAGAAGGGAGACTGTGACAGAACTAACAGGAGAGGCAGCTCGTGTATCTTTAAAGATTATCCTGGCAAGAATGGTAAAGAGAAGCCTGGTCCGTGAAACTTTCCTCCATTCGGCTTCTGTGTCGTCCACCCGTTCTGCTCTTGATTTGGTGGCACTCTCCTCAACGGCCTCCACACAGACAATAACATCCTCCCAATATTTCTGACCCAAATCTGTCAGCATTGCTCCAGAGGGACAATACctgcagtaacacacactgagCCCCATTGCATGTAGGTTGCACACTTTCTTCCATTCAAGCTTTAAAGATCGAGCAGTACTGTACtctcctgtttttatttttgcagaattttCCTTTTGTCCTCAATTATGGTCATAGCTTAtctacatcaaaaaaaaaacttgttaaacCTTGAAATGTTCTAAaggcaaaatgaaaactgtgaaaaaaaagttttgaaacaaACTACAGTGACCTTAGTCACATTACTGCCCATAAATGTTTCGGACATTTCATTTCCTATTATGTTTGGCAAAATCTGGTATCTGTGTACAGTACCTCTCCttccaaaggatgagttttctCTGAATATCTAAAGCTATATTGGATGGctgccatttaatttttttaataaaacagttcTTCACATGGAAAAAGAATGTATTTTGTAACGCtatgaagaaaatgttattacatTGTTATTAGTATTTACAAGGGAATGTTTTAGAGTCAAATGTTCCTTAATTGTTGGTGAGAATTTTGGAAAGAGATTCTTGTCTTAGGAATTGTGACGGCAGTTCCTAGCCATTCTGACTTCTA
Proteins encoded in this window:
- the nab2 gene encoding NGFI-A-binding protein 2 yields the protein MSLPRTLGELQLYRVLQRANLLAYYDTFIQQGGDDVQQLCEAGEEEFLEIMALVGMATKPLHVRRLQKALRDWAANPALFSQPLANAPLSGIPLFKVDSTCSSTVTGVKKAVSNGQPESPCEKEDHASLIPLQSGSPKSPCSQASPQAPDGPYREKLFPMDSHWMSPDPEGCGAVVLGLDDDQPCPPLPPPAPSTPPASTSSSTLLWPGGRLDPEMVRLVGESVGRLLRTVPKAEPGEVMTLLNLNKKLAKTVGHIFELDPQDPTKEEEIRKYSLIYGRFDSRRREGKQLSYHEMLINEAAAQFCICDNALLLRRVELFSLARQVARECAYTSTLKNARTSNDDSTLPSQKRVKQEPVVSECVFFHDIAERSMGLSEGGQQVVLRPGADEDSLSGESLDGSAADMGSQSSRSQRPCPPIDTAAHATISRHLMKQALMDEGLRLARLVSRGHTDKAGPGTSGIQTAELEDKCAEKGDCDRTNRRGSSCIFKDYPGKNGKEKPGP